In a single window of the Drosophila albomicans strain 15112-1751.03 chromosome 3, ASM965048v2, whole genome shotgun sequence genome:
- the LOC117567109 gene encoding uncharacterized protein LOC117567109 isoform X3: MTFTRLKTLTLLVCTLLALSFPGYVNCANKKGSSSSSSQPAAAAPLEPEAVIEEVNAKQLEKLLADKDYVAVFWYARSCVTCDKVLAELEKIDDDTDSFGVDFVKINDKRLAKQYGIKNFPALTYFREKEPIIYDGDLMDEEGVLDFLTSLEAMDLPDRIEEVNAKILHKIIEDTDFVAVLFCPDHETCPPRVMDKQQCRKCAKALQELENIDDEADQLGIGFVKIHDEALADEYNLGNLPALVYYRHQTPIIYEGELQREEDVLEWLVQNKSTGDEDDVIEDVTSKTLSTLISNIDNLVVLFYDHGNDDSMTVLEELEQIDDDCDKHGIQFVKIDDAKAAGDYGIDSIPAIVYFEKEIPNVYDGDLMDEEQILKWLLGQLERDEIEDVTDEMLDTMIKEGRVIAVLFYDNNDKKSQKVLEELENIDDECDALGITFVKIDNPEEAVEYGINKVPKLIYFEKGIPTIYEGNLEDEEKLLKWLEEQTSSDQIEDITDEMLDLIIEKMPHVAVLFYDKDQKKSQKILAELENIDDECDQNDIAFVKIDDDKEAKEWGIDEIPSIVLFERGIPHIYEGDLMKEDELLGWLVHQKRYSEIPEVTDEMKDKLVENTEHLAVIFYDKDDKQDMRILNELENIDDELEKEGIVIVRIDNAAEAKEYGLDHLPALIYFENKIPALYEGDLMNEDEVLEWLLVQKKTATIEEVTDEILVNLINEHEYVVVFFTGPCEPGETCDHTLNALESIDDELDEAGIIFVTTEDTGIAKKYNVKTYPRLVFFRNRDPLHFTGDLDDEDEVLAWITDDETLEIPGKIEEVNVKMLDKILAENDHVVVFFYAEGDKKAQKILNELENIDDECEEKDIDFVKTSDDDIDKEYDLPGLPALAFYRHKFRTIYTGDLMKEEEILEWVIDLHESTADVIESVDRKTLQVLINDVEHLAVFFYDDECESCGGILEELENIDDDTDKHGIQFVKSNDVKLAHEIGIFAFPALVYYETGVPIMYDGNIESNTDVFNWILEQKADQSIELINRDQLIEYIGTKDFLAVVFYKEDDPDSPRVLRHIELIDDEAAEYGIYIVKMHDKLMAKKYGYRNPPGLTYFRKGKYINYDGDIDDEEEVLDWLTSPANMEMTDHIEQVNRKMFEKIRKNSDYVAVIFYSDECKQCPRVLAEVEHIDDDADKAGIDFVKIDDKQMAKEYGVFALPAIVFFKPTSKEPVIYAGDLYEEEQILTWLLTQKDPSGDVIEDLEGERLVQLIEESGSIAVYFWNKTKCDICNSKAARKARLKKEREQHQQDGGTASAAAAFGSDPEGGAGGAGEAGGAAGGDGGGGSATDAAAAAAKHDDDADGCEQCTKVLEELENIDDDCDKHGITFVKTRDFSVADGYGVHEYPALVYFEGGIPNVFEGELSEEEEVLQWLITQKTEDRIELITRQMLETMVEETQYLAVYFYKINCNICDQILEGLELIDDECDVFGIHMVKIQDPQLAKRYSIKTFPALVYFRNGNPLLFEGDLQNEQSVLEWLIDDDNRELADEIEEVNERMLDRLMAESTLLVVFFYDDDCAECEEILEELEEIDGEADMFGIDFVKIASVEAAKKYEIVNIPSLVYFRKQVPVLYDGDMHQHDKVITWLTSQDVFEIKNEIEEVNRKMLDKLLEENEFLSVFFYEHNQVDSAAALEKLENIDSETDNLDITFVKMADSRYAKKWGVTKLPAMVYFRRRFPSIYRGDLLSEDEVLEWLRKNRFRQPELNIFMYALIALAVAFVVYTAFLLQCFKPAPPPPVQHPKQS; the protein is encoded by the exons ATGCGCGAAGCTGCGTGACCTGTGATAAGGTTTTAGCGGAACTCGAAAAAATTGACGATGACACCGATTCATTTGGTGTGGACTTTGTGAAAATTAACGACAAACGACTAGCTAAACAATATGGCATCAAGAACTTCCCCGCGCTCACCTACTTCAG GGAAAAGGAGCCAATCATCTACGATGGCGATCTTATGGATGAGGAGGGCGTGCTCGATTTTCTCACCTCGCTGGAGGCCATGGATCTGCCCGATCGCATCGAGGAGGTAAATGCCAAAATCCTGCACAAGATTATCGAGGATACCGATTTTGTAGCCGTGCTATTCT GTCCCGATCATGAAACATGCCCACCCAGGGTAATGG ATAAACAGCAATGCCGCAAATGCGCCAAGGCTCTGCAAGAATTGGAGAATATCGATGATGAGGCCGATCAGCTTGGCATCGGTTTTGTCAAGATACACGACGAGGCCTTGGCCGATGAATACAACTTGGGCAATCTGCCGGCATTGGTCTACTATCGCCACCAGACTCCGATCATCTATGAAG GTGAACTGCAACGGGAGGAGGATGTCTTGGAATGGTTGGTCCAGAATAAATCAACCGGCGATGAGGATGATGTTATCGAGGATGTCACATCCAAGACGCTGTCAACGCTGATCAGCAACATTGATAATTTGGTTGTGTTATTCT ATGATCATGGCAATGATGATTCGATGACCGTGTTGGAAGAGCTAGAACAAATCGACGATGACTGCGATAAGCATGGCATACAGTTTGTGAAAATTGATGATGCCAAGGCGGCAGGCGATTACGGAATCGATTCG ATTCCGGCAATTGTATACTTTGAAAAAGAAATTCCAAACGTTTACGATGGCGATCTCATGGATGAGGAACAGATACTGAAATGGTTGTTGGGACAGTTGGAACGTGATGAAATCGAGGATGTCACCGACGAAATGCTCGATACAATGATCAAAGAAGGACGCGTCATTGCAGTGCTGTtct acgacaacaacgacaagaaaTCGCAAAAGGTGCTCGAAGAACTTGAGAACATTGACGACGAATGCGACGCTTTGGGCATTACTTTCGTGAAAATCGACAATCCCGAGGAGGCCGTTGAATATGGCATCAATAAAGTTCCTAAACTGATATACTTTGAAAAAGGCATTCCAACCATATACGAAGGCAATCTGGAGGATGAGGAGAAGCTATTGAAATGGCTCGAAGAGCAAACGAGTTCCGATCAAATCGAAGACATTACCGATGAAATGTTGGATTTGATCATTGAGAAAATGCCGCACGTTGCTGTGCTCTTCT ATGATAAAGATCAAAAGAAATCACAGAAAATCCTCGCAGAATTGGAAAACATCGACGATGAGTGCGATCAAAATGATATTGCTTTTGTCAAGATCGATGACGATAAGGAAGCCAAAGAATGGGGTATCGATGAGATACCATCGATTGTACTCTTTGAACGTGGTATTCCACATATCTACGAGGGTGATCTGATGAAAGAGGATGAGCTGCTCGGTTGGCTGGTGCATCAAAAGCGCTATTCCGAAATTCCCGAAGTCACCGATGAAATGAAGGACAAACTGGTCGAGAACACCGAACATTTGGCTGTCATCTTCT ACGACAAGGATGACAAGCAGGACATGCGCATCTTGAACGAGCTGGAGAACATTGACGATGAACTCGAGAAGGAGGGCATCGTCATTGTGCGCATCGATAACGCTGCCGAAGCCAAGGAATATGGTCTTGATCATTTGCCCGCTCTGATCTACTTCGAGAATAAGATCCCCGCTCTGTATGAGGGTGATTTGATGAATGAGGACGAGGTCCTGGAATGGCTGCTGGTGCAGAAAAAGACGGCCACCATCGAGGAGGTTACCGATGAGATTCTGGTCAACTTGATCAATGAACACGAGTatgttgttgtcttctttACTGGTCCCTGCGAACCGGGTGAGACTTGCGATCATACGCTCAATGCCCTCGAGAGCATCGATGATGAGTTGGATGAGGCTGGCATCATTTTTGTTACCACCGAGGATACCGGCATCGCTAAGAAATATAACGTGAAAACCTATCCACGACTGGTGTTCTTCCGCAATCGTGATCCATTGCACTTTACCGGCGATCTGGATGATGAGGACGAAGTGCTCGCTTGGATCACCGATGACGAAACCCTTGAGATTCCCGGCAAAATCGAGGAGGTCAATGTCAAAATGTTGGACAAGATTTTGGCCGAAAACGATCATGTGGTCGTGTTCTTCT ACGCCGAGGGTGACAAGAAGGCACAGAAGATCCTCAACGAATTGGAGAACATCGACGATGAATGCGAGGAAAAAGACATCGACTTTGTAAAGACATCCGACGATGATATCGATAAGGAATACGATTTGCCCGGTTTGCCGGCGCTTGCATTTTATAGACATAAGTTTAGAACAATTTACACCG GTGATCTGATGAAGGAGGAGGAAATTCTTGAATGGGTTATCGATTTGCACGAATCAACGGCTGATGTTATCGAATCGGTGGATCGCAAGACATTGCAAGTTTTGATCAACGACGTGGAACATCTCGCTGTTTTCTTCT ATGATGATGAATGCGAATCGTGTGGTGGCATTCTGGAGGAATTGGAGAACATCGACGATGATACCGATAAGCATGGCATTCAGTTTGTCAAATCGAACGATGTGAAGTTGGCCCACGAAATTGGCATTTTCGCATTCCCCGCTTTGGTCTACTACGAGACAGGCGTTCCGATCATGTATGATG GTAATATTGAGAGTAATACGGACGTGTTCAACTGGATACTGGAGCAGAAGGCCGATCAGAGCATTGAGCTGATCAATCGGGATCAGTTAATTGAATATATAGGCACCAAAGACTTTTTAGCGGTTGTTTTTT ACAAAGAGGATGATCCGGATTCACCACGTGTCCTGCGACACATTGAACTCATCGACGATGAGGCTGCCGAATATGGCATTTATATAGTCAAGATGCATGACAAGCTGATGGCCAAGAAATATGGCTATAGAAATCCACCAGGTCTAACGTATTTCCGCAAGGGCAAGTACATTAACTATGATGGCGACATCGATGATGAGGAGGAGGTACTCGATTGGTTGACGAGTCCGGCCAATATGGAAATGACCGATCACATTGAGCAGGTTAATCGCAAGATGTTTGAGAAGATTCGCAAGAATTCCGACTATGTGGCTGTCATTTTCT ACAGCGATGAGTGCAAACAGTGTCCACGAGTTTTGGCTGAAGTGGAGCACATCGACGATGATGCGGATAAGGCGGGTATTGATTTCGTCAAGATCGATGACAAGCAAATGGCCAAAGAGTACGGCGTCTTTGCACTGCCAGCCATTGTCTTCTTCAAGCCGACATCCAAGGAGCCAGTCATATACGCCG gGGATCTTTACGAAGAAGAACAAATCCTTACTTGGTTACTTACGCAAAAGGATCCAAGTGGAGATGTTATCGAAGATCTCGAAGGCGAAAGGCTTGTTCAATTGATCGAAGAGTCTGGCTCCATTGCAGTGTATTTCT GGAACAAAACGAAGTGTGATATTTGCAATTCGAAAGCGGCGCGAAAGGCGCGTCTGAAAAAGGAACGCGAACAGCATCAACAGGATGGCGGCACCGCCAGTGCTGCCGCCGCTTTTGGCAGCGATCCAGAGGGCGGAGCAGGTGGTGCTGGCGAGGCTGGCGGTGCTGCTGGTGGAGATGGTGGTGGTGGTTCAGCAACggatgccgctgctgctgcggccaAACATGATGATG ATGCCGATGGCTGTGAGCAGTGCACCAAAGTGTTGGAAGAGCTTGAGAATATCGATGATGATTGCGATAAGCATGGCATTACTTTTGTGAAAACTCGCGATTTCTCTGTTGCCGATGGCTATGGCGTGCACGAGTATCCAGCCCTGGTCTACTTTGAGGGTGGCATACCAAACGTGTTTGAAG GTGAGCTTAGTGAGGAGGAGGAAGTATTGCAATGGCTGATTACACAGAAAACTGAGGATCGCATTGAATTGATCACCCGTCAAATGCTGGAGACAATGGTCGAAGAAACACAATATCTGGCTGTATACTTCT ACAAGATCAATTGTAATATCTGTGATCAGATATTGGAGGGTCTGGAACTGATTGATGATGAGTGTGATGTTTTTGGCATACATATGGTTAAAATTCAAGATCCGCAGCTGGCCAAACGCTATTCCATCAAGACCTTCCCAGCTTTAGTATACTTCCG cAATGGCAATCCTTTGCTCTTTGAGGGAGATCTGCAAAACGAACAGTCGGTGCTGGAATGGCTGATTGATGATGATAATCGTGAGTTGGCTGATGAGATCGAGGAGGTGAATGAGCGCATGTTGGATCGCCTGATGGCCGAATCCACATTGCTGGTGGTGTTCTTCT atgatgatgattgcgCCGAGTGTGAGGAAATATTGGAGGAGCTGGAGGAAATTGATGGCGAAGCTGATATGTTTGGCATTGATTTTGTGAAGATTGCCAGCGTTGAGGCAgcaaagaaatatgaaattgttaACATACCATCTTTAGTCTATTTCCG cAAGCAAGTGCCCGTGCTTTATGATGGTGACATGCATCAGCATGACAAAGTCATCACCTGGCTGACATCGCAAGATGTATTCgaaattaaaaacgaaatcGAGGAAGTCAATCGCAAAATGCTTGACAAACTGCTCGAAGAAAACGAATTTTTGTCTGTGTTCTTTT ATGAGCACAATCAGGTGGATAGTGCTGCAGCATTGGAGAAACTGGAGAACATTGACAGCGAAACGGATAATTTGGACATTACCTTTGTGAAAATGGCCGATTCGCGTTATGCCAAAAAATGGGGCGTTACCAAACTGCCAGCCATGGTCTATTTCCGTCGTCGCTTCCCCAGCATATATAGGG GTGACTTACTGTCGGAGGATGAGGTGCTCGAGTGGCTGCGCAAGAATCGCTTCCGTCAGCCGGAATTGAATATATTCATGTATGCTCTGATAGCCTTGGCGGTGGCCTTCGTTGTCTACACGGCCTTCTTGTTGCAGTGCTTCAAGCCAGCGCCTCCACCGCCCGTACAGCATCCAAAGCAGTCGTGA
- the LOC117567109 gene encoding uncharacterized protein LOC117567109 isoform X2 has translation MTFTRLKTLTLLVCTLLALSFPGYVNCANKKGSSSSSSQPAAAAPLEPEAVIEEVNAKQLEKLLADKDYVAVFWYARSCVTCDKVLAELEKIDDDTDSFGVDFVKINDKRLAKQYGIKNFPALTYFREKEPIIYDGDLMDEEGVLDFLTSLEAMDLPDRIEEVNAKILHKIIEDTDFVAVLFYKQQCRKCAKALQELENIDDEADQLGIGFVKIHDEALADEYNLGNLPALVYYRHQTPIIYEGELQREEDVLEWLVQNKSTGDEDDVIEDVTSKTLSTLISNIDNLVVLFYDHGNDDSMTVLEELEQIDDDCDKHGIQFVKIDDAKAAGDYGIDSIPAIVYFEKEIPNVYDGDLMDEEQILKWLLGQLERDEIEDVTDEMLDTMIKEGRVIAVLFYDNNDKKSQKVLEELENIDDECDALGITFVKIDNPEEAVEYGINKVPKLIYFEKGIPTIYEGNLEDEEKLLKWLEEQTSSDQIEDITDEMLDLIIEKMPHVAVLFYDKDQKKSQKILAELENIDDECDQNDIAFVKIDDDKEAKEWGIDEIPSIVLFERGIPHIYEGDLMKEDELLGWLVHQKRYSEIPEVTDEMKDKLVENTEHLAVIFYDKDDKQDMRILNELENIDDELEKEGIVIVRIDNAAEAKEYGLDHLPALIYFENKIPALYEGDLMNEDEVLEWLLVQKKTATIEEVTDEILVNLINEHEYVVVFFTGPCEPGETCDHTLNALESIDDELDEAGIIFVTTEDTGIAKKYNVKTYPRLVFFRNRDPLHFTGDLDDEDEVLAWITDDETLEIPGKIEEVNVKMLDKILAENDHVVVFFYAEGDKKAQKILNELENIDDECEEKDIDFVKTSDDDIDKEYDLPGLPALAFYRHKFRTIYTGDLMKEEEILEWVIDLHESTADVIESVDRKTLQVLINDVEHLAVFFYDDECESCGGILEELENIDDDTDKHGIQFVKSNDVKLAHEIGIFAFPALVYYETGVPIMYDGNIESNTDVFNWILEQKADQSIELINRDQLIEYIGTKDFLAVVFYKEDDPDSPRVLRHIELIDDEAAEYGIYIVKMHDKLMAKKYGYRNPPGLTYFRKGKYINYDGDIDDEEEVLDWLTSPANMEMTDHIEQVNRKMFEKIRKNSDYVAVIFYSDECKQCPRVLAEVEHIDDDADKAGIDFVKIDDKQMAKEYGVFALPAIVFFKPTSKEPVIYAGDLYEEEQILTWLLTQKDPSGDVIEDLEGERLVQLIEESGSIAVYFWNKTKCDICNSKAARKARLKKEREQHQQDGGTASAAAAFGSDPEGGAGGAGEAGGAAGGDGGGGSATDAAAAAAKHDDDADGCEQCTKVLEELENIDDDCDKHGITFVKTRDFSVADGYGVHEYPALVYFEGGIPNVFEGELSEEEEVLQWLITQKTEDRIELITRQMLETMVEETQYLAVYFLPIERKGKQPAFCRSFCSPSSLKDSNLTTTKHSSSQFVQSYISRKRKRIQKQDKINCNICDQILEGLELIDDECDVFGIHMVKIQDPQLAKRYSIKTFPALVYFRNGNPLLFEGDLQNEQSVLEWLIDDDNRELADEIEEVNERMLDRLMAESTLLVVFFYDDDCAECEEILEELEEIDGEADMFGIDFVKIASVEAAKKYEIVNIPSLVYFRKQVPVLYDGDMHQHDKVITWLTSQDVFEIKNEIEEVNRKMLDKLLEENEFLSVFFYEHNQVDSAAALEKLENIDSETDNLDITFVKMADSRYAKKWGVTKLPAMVYFRRRFPSIYRGDLLSEDEVLEWLRKNRFRQPELNIFMYALIALAVAFVVYTAFLLQCFKPAPPPPVQHPKQS, from the exons ATGCGCGAAGCTGCGTGACCTGTGATAAGGTTTTAGCGGAACTCGAAAAAATTGACGATGACACCGATTCATTTGGTGTGGACTTTGTGAAAATTAACGACAAACGACTAGCTAAACAATATGGCATCAAGAACTTCCCCGCGCTCACCTACTTCAG GGAAAAGGAGCCAATCATCTACGATGGCGATCTTATGGATGAGGAGGGCGTGCTCGATTTTCTCACCTCGCTGGAGGCCATGGATCTGCCCGATCGCATCGAGGAGGTAAATGCCAAAATCCTGCACAAGATTATCGAGGATACCGATTTTGTAGCCGTGCTATTCT ATAAACAGCAATGCCGCAAATGCGCCAAGGCTCTGCAAGAATTGGAGAATATCGATGATGAGGCCGATCAGCTTGGCATCGGTTTTGTCAAGATACACGACGAGGCCTTGGCCGATGAATACAACTTGGGCAATCTGCCGGCATTGGTCTACTATCGCCACCAGACTCCGATCATCTATGAAG GTGAACTGCAACGGGAGGAGGATGTCTTGGAATGGTTGGTCCAGAATAAATCAACCGGCGATGAGGATGATGTTATCGAGGATGTCACATCCAAGACGCTGTCAACGCTGATCAGCAACATTGATAATTTGGTTGTGTTATTCT ATGATCATGGCAATGATGATTCGATGACCGTGTTGGAAGAGCTAGAACAAATCGACGATGACTGCGATAAGCATGGCATACAGTTTGTGAAAATTGATGATGCCAAGGCGGCAGGCGATTACGGAATCGATTCG ATTCCGGCAATTGTATACTTTGAAAAAGAAATTCCAAACGTTTACGATGGCGATCTCATGGATGAGGAACAGATACTGAAATGGTTGTTGGGACAGTTGGAACGTGATGAAATCGAGGATGTCACCGACGAAATGCTCGATACAATGATCAAAGAAGGACGCGTCATTGCAGTGCTGTtct acgacaacaacgacaagaaaTCGCAAAAGGTGCTCGAAGAACTTGAGAACATTGACGACGAATGCGACGCTTTGGGCATTACTTTCGTGAAAATCGACAATCCCGAGGAGGCCGTTGAATATGGCATCAATAAAGTTCCTAAACTGATATACTTTGAAAAAGGCATTCCAACCATATACGAAGGCAATCTGGAGGATGAGGAGAAGCTATTGAAATGGCTCGAAGAGCAAACGAGTTCCGATCAAATCGAAGACATTACCGATGAAATGTTGGATTTGATCATTGAGAAAATGCCGCACGTTGCTGTGCTCTTCT ATGATAAAGATCAAAAGAAATCACAGAAAATCCTCGCAGAATTGGAAAACATCGACGATGAGTGCGATCAAAATGATATTGCTTTTGTCAAGATCGATGACGATAAGGAAGCCAAAGAATGGGGTATCGATGAGATACCATCGATTGTACTCTTTGAACGTGGTATTCCACATATCTACGAGGGTGATCTGATGAAAGAGGATGAGCTGCTCGGTTGGCTGGTGCATCAAAAGCGCTATTCCGAAATTCCCGAAGTCACCGATGAAATGAAGGACAAACTGGTCGAGAACACCGAACATTTGGCTGTCATCTTCT ACGACAAGGATGACAAGCAGGACATGCGCATCTTGAACGAGCTGGAGAACATTGACGATGAACTCGAGAAGGAGGGCATCGTCATTGTGCGCATCGATAACGCTGCCGAAGCCAAGGAATATGGTCTTGATCATTTGCCCGCTCTGATCTACTTCGAGAATAAGATCCCCGCTCTGTATGAGGGTGATTTGATGAATGAGGACGAGGTCCTGGAATGGCTGCTGGTGCAGAAAAAGACGGCCACCATCGAGGAGGTTACCGATGAGATTCTGGTCAACTTGATCAATGAACACGAGTatgttgttgtcttctttACTGGTCCCTGCGAACCGGGTGAGACTTGCGATCATACGCTCAATGCCCTCGAGAGCATCGATGATGAGTTGGATGAGGCTGGCATCATTTTTGTTACCACCGAGGATACCGGCATCGCTAAGAAATATAACGTGAAAACCTATCCACGACTGGTGTTCTTCCGCAATCGTGATCCATTGCACTTTACCGGCGATCTGGATGATGAGGACGAAGTGCTCGCTTGGATCACCGATGACGAAACCCTTGAGATTCCCGGCAAAATCGAGGAGGTCAATGTCAAAATGTTGGACAAGATTTTGGCCGAAAACGATCATGTGGTCGTGTTCTTCT ACGCCGAGGGTGACAAGAAGGCACAGAAGATCCTCAACGAATTGGAGAACATCGACGATGAATGCGAGGAAAAAGACATCGACTTTGTAAAGACATCCGACGATGATATCGATAAGGAATACGATTTGCCCGGTTTGCCGGCGCTTGCATTTTATAGACATAAGTTTAGAACAATTTACACCG GTGATCTGATGAAGGAGGAGGAAATTCTTGAATGGGTTATCGATTTGCACGAATCAACGGCTGATGTTATCGAATCGGTGGATCGCAAGACATTGCAAGTTTTGATCAACGACGTGGAACATCTCGCTGTTTTCTTCT ATGATGATGAATGCGAATCGTGTGGTGGCATTCTGGAGGAATTGGAGAACATCGACGATGATACCGATAAGCATGGCATTCAGTTTGTCAAATCGAACGATGTGAAGTTGGCCCACGAAATTGGCATTTTCGCATTCCCCGCTTTGGTCTACTACGAGACAGGCGTTCCGATCATGTATGATG GTAATATTGAGAGTAATACGGACGTGTTCAACTGGATACTGGAGCAGAAGGCCGATCAGAGCATTGAGCTGATCAATCGGGATCAGTTAATTGAATATATAGGCACCAAAGACTTTTTAGCGGTTGTTTTTT ACAAAGAGGATGATCCGGATTCACCACGTGTCCTGCGACACATTGAACTCATCGACGATGAGGCTGCCGAATATGGCATTTATATAGTCAAGATGCATGACAAGCTGATGGCCAAGAAATATGGCTATAGAAATCCACCAGGTCTAACGTATTTCCGCAAGGGCAAGTACATTAACTATGATGGCGACATCGATGATGAGGAGGAGGTACTCGATTGGTTGACGAGTCCGGCCAATATGGAAATGACCGATCACATTGAGCAGGTTAATCGCAAGATGTTTGAGAAGATTCGCAAGAATTCCGACTATGTGGCTGTCATTTTCT ACAGCGATGAGTGCAAACAGTGTCCACGAGTTTTGGCTGAAGTGGAGCACATCGACGATGATGCGGATAAGGCGGGTATTGATTTCGTCAAGATCGATGACAAGCAAATGGCCAAAGAGTACGGCGTCTTTGCACTGCCAGCCATTGTCTTCTTCAAGCCGACATCCAAGGAGCCAGTCATATACGCCG gGGATCTTTACGAAGAAGAACAAATCCTTACTTGGTTACTTACGCAAAAGGATCCAAGTGGAGATGTTATCGAAGATCTCGAAGGCGAAAGGCTTGTTCAATTGATCGAAGAGTCTGGCTCCATTGCAGTGTATTTCT GGAACAAAACGAAGTGTGATATTTGCAATTCGAAAGCGGCGCGAAAGGCGCGTCTGAAAAAGGAACGCGAACAGCATCAACAGGATGGCGGCACCGCCAGTGCTGCCGCCGCTTTTGGCAGCGATCCAGAGGGCGGAGCAGGTGGTGCTGGCGAGGCTGGCGGTGCTGCTGGTGGAGATGGTGGTGGTGGTTCAGCAACggatgccgctgctgctgcggccaAACATGATGATG ATGCCGATGGCTGTGAGCAGTGCACCAAAGTGTTGGAAGAGCTTGAGAATATCGATGATGATTGCGATAAGCATGGCATTACTTTTGTGAAAACTCGCGATTTCTCTGTTGCCGATGGCTATGGCGTGCACGAGTATCCAGCCCTGGTCTACTTTGAGGGTGGCATACCAAACGTGTTTGAAG GTGAGCTTAGTGAGGAGGAGGAAGTATTGCAATGGCTGATTACACAGAAAACTGAGGATCGCATTGAATTGATCACCCGTCAAATGCTGGAGACAATGGTCGAAGAAACACAATATCTGGCTGTATACTTCT TACCGATTGAGCGAAAGGGCAAGCAACCCGCTTTCTGTCGAAGTTTCTGTTCCCCCTCTAGTCTTAAAGACAGCAACTTGACCACCACCAAGCACTCATCCAGCCAATTCGTACAAAGCTACATTTCACGTAAAAGAAAACGTATCCAAAAACAAG ACAAGATCAATTGTAATATCTGTGATCAGATATTGGAGGGTCTGGAACTGATTGATGATGAGTGTGATGTTTTTGGCATACATATGGTTAAAATTCAAGATCCGCAGCTGGCCAAACGCTATTCCATCAAGACCTTCCCAGCTTTAGTATACTTCCG cAATGGCAATCCTTTGCTCTTTGAGGGAGATCTGCAAAACGAACAGTCGGTGCTGGAATGGCTGATTGATGATGATAATCGTGAGTTGGCTGATGAGATCGAGGAGGTGAATGAGCGCATGTTGGATCGCCTGATGGCCGAATCCACATTGCTGGTGGTGTTCTTCT atgatgatgattgcgCCGAGTGTGAGGAAATATTGGAGGAGCTGGAGGAAATTGATGGCGAAGCTGATATGTTTGGCATTGATTTTGTGAAGATTGCCAGCGTTGAGGCAgcaaagaaatatgaaattgttaACATACCATCTTTAGTCTATTTCCG cAAGCAAGTGCCCGTGCTTTATGATGGTGACATGCATCAGCATGACAAAGTCATCACCTGGCTGACATCGCAAGATGTATTCgaaattaaaaacgaaatcGAGGAAGTCAATCGCAAAATGCTTGACAAACTGCTCGAAGAAAACGAATTTTTGTCTGTGTTCTTTT ATGAGCACAATCAGGTGGATAGTGCTGCAGCATTGGAGAAACTGGAGAACATTGACAGCGAAACGGATAATTTGGACATTACCTTTGTGAAAATGGCCGATTCGCGTTATGCCAAAAAATGGGGCGTTACCAAACTGCCAGCCATGGTCTATTTCCGTCGTCGCTTCCCCAGCATATATAGGG GTGACTTACTGTCGGAGGATGAGGTGCTCGAGTGGCTGCGCAAGAATCGCTTCCGTCAGCCGGAATTGAATATATTCATGTATGCTCTGATAGCCTTGGCGGTGGCCTTCGTTGTCTACACGGCCTTCTTGTTGCAGTGCTTCAAGCCAGCGCCTCCACCGCCCGTACAGCATCCAAAGCAGTCGTGA